The following coding sequences lie in one Lolium perenne isolate Kyuss_39 chromosome 2, Kyuss_2.0, whole genome shotgun sequence genomic window:
- the LOC127335320 gene encoding glucose-6-phosphate 1-dehydrogenase, cytoplasmic isoform, translating to MAGTDSSASSRQSSFNSLAKDLELPLEQGCLSIIVLGASGDLAKKKTFPALYHLFEQGFIQAGEVHIFGYARSNLSDEGLRERIRGYLKGASEEHLTEFLQLIKYVSGSYDSGEGFDKLNKEISEVEMSNKSGSSRRLFYLALPPSVYPSVCKMIRTYCMNPTSRAGWTRVIVEKPFGKDLDSAEELSSQLGELFEEDQLYRIDHYLGKELVQNLLVLRFANRLFLPLWNRDNVDNIQIVFREDFGTDGRGGYFDQYGIIRDIIQNHLLQVFCLVAMEKPVSLKPEHIRDEKVKVLQSVNPIKDEEVVLGQYQGYKDDPTVPDDSNTPTFASIVLRVHNERWEGVPFILKAGKALNSRKAEIRVQFKDVPGDIFRCKKQGRNEFVIRLQPSEAMYMKLTVKKPGLEMATEQSELDLSYGMRYQNVTIPEAYERLILDTIRGDQQHFVRRDELKAAWQIFTPLLHDIDAGKLKSVSYQPGSRGPKEADELSEKVGYMQTHGYIWIPPTLA from the exons ATGGCGGGAACTGACTCTTCGGCGTCATCGAGACAAAGCAGTTTTAACTCTTTAGCAAAGGACCTAGAACTTCCTCTAGAGCAAGGGTGCCTCTCTATCATTGTACTTGGGGCTTCTGGAGACCTTGCCAAGAAGAAAACCTTCCCAGCACTGTACCACCTTTTTGAGCAG GGGTTTATACAAGCTGGTGAAGTGCATATATTTGGGTACGCGAGATCAAATCTTTCTGACGAGGGGTTGAGAGAACGCATCCGTGG ATACCTCAAAGGAGCCTCAGAGGAACATCTTACAGAATTCTTGCAACTG ATAAAATATGTTAGTGGTTCCTATGACAGCGGGGAAGGATTTGATAAATTGAACAAGGAAATATCGGAGGTAGAGATGTCAAACAAATCGGGAAGCTCTCGCAGGCTCTTTTATTTGGCATTGCCTCCATCAGTCTACCCTTCAGTGTGCAAAATGATACGAACATATTGCATGAATCCAA CTTCTCGTGCTGGATGGACTAGAGTAATTGTTGAGAAGCCATTTGGAAAGGACCTGGACTCTGCAGAAGAATTAAGTTCCCAACTTGGGGAGCTATTCGAGGAAGATCAGCTCTATAGGATTGACCACTACTTGGGAAAAGAGTTGGTCCAAAACTTG CTAGTGCTTCGTTTTGCGAACCGTTTGTTCTTGCCTCTTTGGAACCGTGACAATGTTGATAATATACAG ATTGTATTCAGAGAGGACTTCGGAACTGATGGGCGTGGGGGATATTTTGATCAATATGG AATCATTCGTGATATCATTCAGAACCATTTGTTGCAG GTTTTCTGTTTGGTTGCAATGGAAAAGCCTGTATCTCTTAAGCCCGAGCACATTAGAGATGAAAAAGTCAAG GTTCTGCAATCTGTGAACCCGATAAAGGACGAAGAGGTAGTCCTTGGACAATATCAGGGCTACAAGGATGATCCTACAGTGCCAGATGACTCCAATACCCCAACATTTGCATCTATTGTACTTCGGGTACACAACGAAAGATGGGAAG GTGTTCCTTTCATCCTTAAAGCTGGTAAAGCATTGAACTCAAGGAAAGCGGAAATTCGTGTGCAGTTCAAGGATGTTCCTGGTGACATTTTCAGAT GTAAGAAGCAAGGACGAAATGAGTTTGTCATACGCCTCCAGCCATCAGAAGCCATGTACATGAAACTAACT GTGAAGAAACCTGGATTAGAAATGGCTACTGAACAGAGTGAACTTGATCTGTCATATGGGATGCGGTACCAAAATGTCACTATTCCAGAGGCATACGAACGCCTCATTTTGGATAC GATAAGAGGAGACCAGCAACACTTTGTGCGCCGAGATGAGTTGAAG GCTGCCTGGCAGATCTTCACTCCCTTGTTGCATGACATCGACGCGGGGAAGCTGAAGTCTGTTTCATATCAGCCTGGTAGCCGAGGCCCCAAGGAAGCTGATGAACTGAGTGAGAAGGTCGGGTATATGCAGACCCACGGTTACATATGGATACCACCCACCCTTGCATAG